Below is a genomic region from Thermus oshimai DSM 12092.
ATGGTGCTCCTTCCTTTGGCGGCGCTCGCCCTCCTCTACGCCACGGTCTTCCTCTCCACCACGGCCAGCGCCCTGGCCGCGGTGGCCACCCTCCTCCTCATGCGCCTCCTTGTCGCCTTCCCCGCCCTCACGCCCTTCCTCCTCACCACCTACCTGGACCTGCACCTGCGCCCAGAGGCGGCCGCCATCGGGCTTCCCCTCCTCCTCCTCTACACCCTGGGGTTTGGGGGGCTCGCCCTCCTTACCTTTGAGCGAAAGGACCTTTGAACCGTCCCCCCTCCAGGATGGGCTCGCCGTCCACCAGGAGCCTTCCTTCCTTGAGGGAGAGCACCAGGTCCAGGTGGAGGGCGCTTTCGTTTTTCCCTCCGGTTTCCGGGTAGCTCCGGCCCAGGGCCAGGTGCACCGTGCCCCCCATCTTCTCGTCCAGGAGGATGAGGCCCGTGGGCCGGTCCAGGGCGAAGTTGGTGCCGATGCCGATTTCCCCCAGCCTTCTGGCCCCCGCGTCCGTGGCCAGGGCGGAAAGGAGGTAGTCTTCTCCGGCTTCCGCCCTTGCCTCCACCACCGCCCCGCCCTGGAAGCGGAGGTAAGTCCCCTCCACCCGCCTCCCCCCCACGAAGGCCGGGAGGTTGAAGCGCACCTCCCCTTCCGCGGAGTCCTCGAGGGGCCCGGTGAAGACCTCCCCCGAGGGCATGTTCCGCTTCCCGTCGGAGTTGATCCAGGTGCGCCCCGCCACGCTGAGGGTGAGGTCCGTGCCCGGGGCCTGGATCCTCAGGGTTTTGGCCTGGCTAAGCTTGGCGATGAGGCCTTCCTGGAAGCGGGAGAGGGCCCGCCAGGCCGCCACCGGGTCCTCTTGGTCCAGGAAGAGGGCCCGTTCCAGGTAGCGCCGGAAGGCCTCCGTGCCCATCCCCGCCCCCACCGCGTAGCCCACCGTGGGGTAGAGGGTGAGGGTCCAGCGCTTCCTGAGCCGGGCTTCGGCCAGGGGCCGCCAGGCCCGGGCGTGCTCCACGGCGAGGGCCGGGTCCACCTCCGCGCCCTCTAGGGGGTTTTCCTGGGAGAGGATGCGCAGGAACTTATCCGCCCTTTCGTAGAGGGCCCGTTCGGCCTCGGGGATCTCCGTCCGCCACCTGCCCCCGTGGAGGAGGAGGTCTTTGGCCTCCCCAGGATAGCCCAGGCGGATGAGGGGGTAGGCCCCCCGCTCCAGGAGGGCCCGCTTCAGGTGGGGGAGGAGGGGGAGGGCGGGGGTTTCCGCCTCTATGAGGACGGTTTCCCCTTCCTGGGCCTCGAGGCAGTAGTCCGCGAGGAGCCTGGCAAAGCGCGCTTCCACTCCTGCTATCATAAGACCAAGATGGAAGAACCCAAGATTACGCCCCTGGCCCGGCGCCTCGCGGAAGAGAACGGGATAGACTGGCGCCTCCTCAAGGGTACGGGCCCCGACGGCACCATCGTGGAGCGGGACGTCCTGGCCTTTTTGGCCAAGGTGATGGCGGGGGAGGTGGACCTGCCCCCGGCCCCCGAGCCTGCCCCGCCCCCTCCTGTGCCGGAGGCCGACCTGCGGCGGGCCCAGGAGGTCCTGGGCCGGGAGGGGGTGGACCTTTCCGAGGTCCTCCCCACCCGGCCCCTCACGGTGGAGATCCGGGAGGAGGAGCTGGACCTCGAGCCCATCCTCCTGGACGACCTGGAGGACCTGGCCCTGGAAGAGCCGGAGCCCGAGCCCGTTTTGGACGCCCAGCCGGAGCCCGTTTTGGAGGAGTGGGAGGAGGACCTCCTGGCCCAGGCCGCCCAGGAGGCGCGGGAAGAGGGGCTGGAGGAAGACCTAGCGCCTGTCCTGGCCTCCTTGGAGGAAGAGGCCCTGCCTGAACCCCTTCTGGAGGAGCTTGAGGACCTGGGGTCCTTGGAGGAGGACCTGCAACAGGAGGTGACCCCCGCCCTGGGGGCCGTGGCCCCAGTCCCCCTGCCCCCGGTGGAGGCGTTTAGGGCCCTAAGGGTCTTCCGCCGCTCTGTGGACCTGAAGGCGGTGGAGGAGGCGGAGGAGGCCTTCGCCCGGGCGTTCGGCGTGCCCAAAACCCCCCTGCCCTTCCTCCTCAAGGCGGCGGAGAGGGCCTTGGCGGAGCTGGGGCTTCCCCTAAGGCCCCTCCTGGGCCGCCTGCAGGGGGAAACCCCCCTGGGCCTCAAGCCCGAAGGCCCCTTCCTGGCCCTCTTCCGGGGGGAAGGGCGGGAGGAGGGGGAGGGCCTCCTCTGCTTCTTCGGGGAAGAGGAGGTCCACACCGGCCGGCCAAGCCTTTTCCTCCTCCCCGAGGGGCTCCTCGCCCTTTCCGGGATGGAAGGGGAGGTGGCCAAGAAGCTTCTGGAGCGGGTGGCCCTGTACCTGGAACACCCCGTCCTGCTCCTGGCCTAACGCCGCTTCCTCCTCCGCTTGCCCGGCACGGGCTCCGGGGGGGCAAGGCCCTCCAGGCGGGCCTCGAGGGCCCTAAGCTCGTCCCGGATCCGGGCCGCCCGCTCAAAGTCCAAGGCCTCCGCCGCCTGCCACATGGCGAGCTCCAGCTCGGCGATGCGCTCCTTCAGGTCCTCCCGGGCCACCTCCTCCAGGGCAGGCCCCTCGTACCCCTCGGGCCGGATGACAGCCCGCACCCCTTTGCGCACCGTTTCGGGCACGATGCCGTGCGCCCGGTTGTAGGCCTCCTGGATGGCCCTTCTCCGGTTGGTTTCCCGGATGGCCCTCTCCATGGCCTCCGACACCTGGTCCGCGTAGAGCCAGACCTCCCCCTTGGCGTTCCGGGCCGCCCGGCCGATGGTCTGGATGAGGCTCCGCTCGCTCCTCAAGAAGCCCGTCTTGTCCGCGTCCAGGATGGCCACCAGGGAGACCTCGGGAAGGTCCAGGCCCTCGCGAAGGAGGTTGATCCCCACCAGGCAGTCAAAGTGCCCAAGCCGCAGGTCCCGGATGAGGGCCTGGCGTTCAAAGGCGTCCAGCTCGTGGTGCAGGTAGCGGGCCCGGATGCCCTGCTCCACCAGGAAGTCCGTGAGCTCTTCCGCCATGCGCACGGTGAGCACGGTGACCAGAGTTCTTTCCCCCCTTTTGGCGCGCTCCCGGATCCCCTCCATGAGGTCCAGGATCTGGTTCTCCGTGGGCTTCACCCGCACCAGGGGGTCCAGAAGCCCCGTGGGGCGGATGATCTGCTCCACCACCCTACCCGAGTGGCCGAGTTCAAACTCCCCCGGGGTGGCGGAGACGAAGACCACCTGGGGGGCGTGCTCTAGGAACTCCTCAAAGCGCAAGGGGCGGTTGTCCAGGGCGGAGGGCAGGCGGAAGCCGTAGTCCACCAGGGTCTTCTTGCGCACGTAGTCCCCCCGGTACATCCCCTGGAGCTGGGGCACGGTCACGTGGGACTCGTCCAGGAAGACCAGGAGGTCCTCGGGGAAGTAGTCCAGGAGGGTGTAGGGGGGTTCTCCCGGGGCCTTCCCCGTGAAGTAGCGGGCGTAGTTCTCCACCCCCGGGCAGGTGCCCATGACCCGGAGCATCTCCAGGTCGTAAAGCGTGCGCTCCTTGAGCCTTTGCGCGTAGAGGAGTTCCCCCCTTTCCTCGAAGTAGCGCACCCGCTCCTCCAGCTCCTTCTTGATCTCCTCCAGGATCTCCTCCAGCCCCTCCGGGGAGAGGTAGTGGGTGGCGGGGAAAAGGACGAAGCCAGGAAGCTCCCTAAGCCGCTCCCCCGTGAGGGGGTGCACCTGGAGGATCCGCTCCACCTCGTCCCCGAAGAGCTCCACCCGGATGGGCTCCGTGTCGTAGGCGGGGAAGATCTCCAGGACCTCCCCCTTGGCCCGGAAGCGGCCCGGGGTGAGGTCCAGGTCGTTCCGCTGGTAGCCCAGGTCCAGAAGCCTTTCCAGGAGGGCCTCCCTTGGGTGGCGCTCCCCCCTTTGGACCACCAGGTTCCGCGCCCGGTACTCCCTTGGGTCCCCCAGGCCGTAGATGGCGGAGACCGAGGCCACCACGATCACGTCCCGGCGGGTGAGGAGGCTTCGGGTGGTGGAGTGGCGCAGGCGCTCTATTTCCGGGTTGATGCTGGCGTCCTTCTCAATGTAGAGGTCCCGGCCCGGCACGTAGGCCTCGGGCTGGTAGTAGTCGTAGTAGCTGATGAAGTACTCCACCGCGTTCTCGGGGAAAAGCTCCCGGAACTCCGCGGCGAGCTGGGCGGCCAGGATCTTGTTGGGGGCCAGGACCAGGGCGGGCCTTCCCAAGGCCTCAATGACCTTGGCCATGGTGACGGTCTTCCCCGTACCCGTGGCCCCGAGAAGGGTGACGAAGCGCTCCCCGTCCCGTAGGGCCTCCACCAGCTCGCGGATGGCCTTGGGCTGGTCCCCCTTGGGCTCGGGGCCGTGGTAGCGGAACATCTCCTTTAGTGTAGCCGGAAAAGGAAACCCCCGCCCACGGGGGGCGGGGGTTGAGCTACCAGCTTCTTAGAACTTCACGCTGTAGGAGATGCTGAAGCCGCGGCCGTAGTCCGTGAAGCTGGTGAGGGTGCCGATGGCGAACTCCCCGTAGGCCACGGTGAGGTCGTAGTACTTGATCTCACCGTAGAAGCCCGCCACCCGGCCCGACTGGGAGCTGGGCGTGGCCAGCCAGGGCGCGGCGATGGGGTCGGGGCTCCGGTAGATCCGGTCGCGGGCGAAGTTGAAGGCCTGGTTACCCGAGCCCACCGTGGGAAGACCCGACCCGGCAAGCAAGTCGCCTTCGTAGTTAGCGTAGGCCACGCTGAAGTTCAGCTTGGGCACCAGGAAGTCCTGGAGCTTGACCCCGGCCCGCCAGTAGAACTCGTAGGCGGTGGTGGCGGAGGTCACCCCAGAGCCGTTGCCCTGGTACTGGGTCTGCCGGTAGGAGGCGGCCCCATCCAGGCTCAGGCCGAAGGCGATGGGGTCGGTGGAGACCTCTACCCCTCCCTTGAGGGTGGTGTAGTCCCCGGTGGGGGCGGTAGTGCCCCCCTGGAGGAAGGTGTGGTAGCGGAAGCCGGGCTTGAGGTTGATGAAGGCCAGCTTGAAAGGCTGGGCCAGGGTGGCGTAGGCCTGGATGTCCGTGTAGCCGGAGACGTAGAAGTTGGCGTACTGGGCGGTGAGGTTGAGGCTAGGCACCAGGGCATCCTGAGCCTTGCCGTCGTGGCTGACCCGCACCCCGAAGCTGGAGGAGTACTTGAAGTTTTCGTTTACGTAGACAAAGAGCCCTCCAGGGGCAATGGCATCTACCTGGGTAGCAAGGTCAAAGTAGTTGCTCCCACCTGTGTAGGCAGCATTGTAGAAGCCGGTCAGGCTGAAGCCCCGGAAGTTGCCTAGGGTTACAGCGGCGCCCAGGGCATCGTAAACCGTACCGGCGCCTAAAGCGTAGTTGCCCTCGCTCTCCGCGTAGCCCTTCACGCTTACCGGGCCGAAGGCGGCGCTGGCTTCCACGCCGAGCCCGCGGGTGTCGGAACCGTAAGGGGCGGAGGATTTAAACCCACCGTACCAGTTGGTGTCCTCGTTTTCAGACATCCCCGCCTGCCCATCGGCGTAGTCTGGGTCCACGGCGTGGTAGTTAGCACTCAGCTTGACGGGACCCAGGTTGACTTCGCCTTGGACGTAGTAGGCCCAGTCGGAAAGCGTGTTGTCGAAGAAGCCGGACACAGGACTGGTGAGGGGCTGAGAGGAAACCCACAGGCCTTTCAGGCTAAGGGGGCCCAGGTTGAGGCCACCATCCGCACCTACAGCAGAGCGGTTTTGGCCTAAGCTGTCAGCGTAGTTCAGGGCCAGGTTCACGTCCTTCAGGGGCTTAAAGTTGCTACGGATGCCGAAGTATTGCCCACTGAGAGCAGGATTGGGATCCGAGGCGGTGGTGCCCGCAACGCCCGCCACCAAGGTCACCTCCGGAGCCAAGGGGAACTTGGTGCCGGAGAAGGTGGCCACCAGGCCCTGGCGAGGGTTAGCCCGGCCGATTTGAGCATCACCCTGGTCCTGGTCGTTAGCGAAGAGGTAGTCGTTGAACTTGAAGAGGCTGGTGTTCCGGTGGTAGGTTACGCTGAAGGCTTGGCCATCCACCGTCCCCTTTACGGTGGCGTTGTTGAAGCGGATGGTGGGCACAGCAAAAGAGCTGGTGAAGGCGTCTGCGGTAACGGTGGCGCTAGCCTCGCTCACCGCTACCCCTTGGGCCGAGGGGGCGGTGTTCTTGAGACCAAAGGTGAGGGAAGCCCCACCGTAGGAGATGTTCCCGCGGGTGGAGTCGGGGTTCTGGACGTTGGAGCCTGTGGCGCCGTACACCCCACTGGAGAAGACGTTCCCCGGGAAGAGGCGGTCGATGTCAAAGGCGGTCCCACCCTGGGTCACCACGGTGCCGTAGGTGGCGGAGAGGCTACCCGAGATGGAGTACTGCACCTTGGAGAGGTCGGCCAGCTTACCCTCCAGGGTAGCGGTCTTGCCCTCCAGAGCGGATACCTTCTCGGAGAGGCCCACCAGGTCGGAACGCAGGGCGGCGGCGAACTCCTGGACCGCGGCCACGTCCTCCTTGCTGGCGAACTGCTCGAAGTCCACGCCCTGCAGGTCGGCGAGGCCCTTCTCCAGGGCGGTCACCCGGTCCTGGAGGGCCAGCACGTCCTGGTTCAGGAGGACGGCCAGCTCGTTCAGGGCCTGGATGGCCTGGGCGTTGGCCTCCACCTGGGTCTGGAGGCCGGCCACGTCGCCCTTCACGCCTTCCAGGTCCTGGGCCAGGGCCTCCAGCTGCTCGGCCAGCTGCTGGGCTTGGGCCAGGGCAGTGTCCGCGGCGATGGAGGCGGCCTCCACCCGGTCGGCGAGGTCCTGGAGGGCGGCCTCGTCCATACCGGGCTCGGGGGCGGGCTGGGCCTTGAGCTCCTCAATGAGGGCCTCGAGGCGGGCGATGTCCTCCTTGGTGGCGGCGCTGTCCTCCAGGGCGGAGACCCGAACGCCAAGGGCGGCCAGCTCGGCGGCCAACTCCTGGACGGCGTTCTTCAGGGCCTCGAGGTCCTCAGCGGACATGGCCTCCATGGTGGGGGACTCGCCCTGCTGCTTCATCTCCGCCTCAATCTGCTGCAGGAGGCGGTAGATGATGAGGGCGGCCTGGTAGCGGGTGAGGGTCTCGTTGCCCCGGAAGGTGCCGTCCGGGAAGCCGACCACGAGCCCCTTGGCCGCCAGGGCCTCCACGGCCTCCTTGGCCCAGTGCCCAGCGGGCACGTCGGAGAACTGGGCTAGACCGAACCCCATGGAGAGGACGGTCAAAAGCCCGGCCAAAAGCATGACTAGCCTTTTCTTCATATTCCCCTACACCTCCTTTGGAGGTCTCCGGGGGTTTTGGCGGGTGAGTTTCCGCGTTTCCTCCCCGCTTAAACCCCGGGCGCAAGGTCAAGAGAGCTCGGAAGAACTTTGACCTTGCATCCGCAGGTATCATAAAAGGCTCATCCACGTCTTGTCAAGCCCAGAAGGCTCCTCTATACTCCCCCTGGGGCGCTTGCCCCTCTAGGCGGGAAGCGCAGGGGGCCATTGGCCTCACGAGGTGGCGGACCCCGAAAGGGGATAACCAAGGGGCCCAAAGGGCCTTTTGGGAAAGGTCGAGGAGATCCGCGGATGCCGCCCGGGGTGGACCCGCCCCGCCCGCCTGAAGACCTCCAAGGGAAAGCCAGCCCCGCGAGGGGGGGACAACCTTAGGAGGAGGGCCTTTGGGGAAGGCATGGGCCTTCCGGGAAAGGGGTGTTATGTGCGGGATCGTGGGCTACGTAGGGTTTAGGAACGCCACGGACGTGCTTTTGGATGGCCTGAAGCGGCTGGAGTACCGGGGGTACGACTCCGCGGGGGTGGCGGTGCGGACGCCTTGGGGCCTTAGGGTGGTGAAGCGCTCAGGGAAGCTTTCCGCCCTGGAGGAGGTCCTGGAGGGGGAGGGGCTTCAAGGGGCTTTGGGCATCGGCCACACCCGCTGGGCCACCCACGGGGCCCCCACGGACCCCAACGCCCACCCCCACACCACGGAGGACGGGCGGATCGCCGTGATCCACAACGGCATCATTGAGAACTACCTGGAGCTCAAGGAGGCCCTCCTCGCCCGGGGGCACCGCTTCAGTTCGGAGACGGACAGCGAGGTCCTGGCCCACCTGATAGAGGAGAAGTACCGGGGGGACCTCTTCCAGGCCCTTAGGGAGGCCCTGAGGGAGGTGCGGGGGGCCTACGCGGTGGTGGCGGTCCACCAGGACCACGAGGAGCTGGTGGCCGCCCGCACGGTGAGCCCCCTGGTGGTGGGGTTAGGGGAAGGGGAGAACTTCCTGGCCTCGGATGTGCCCGCCCTCCTCCCCTACACCCGGCGGGTGATCTTCCTGCAGGACGGGGACCTGGTGCGCCTCACCCGGGAGGGGGTGGAGGTGACGGACCTCGAGGGCCGCCCCCTGGACCGGCCCGTGGAGGAGGTGGACTGGAGCCTGGAGGCCGCGGAGAAGGGGGGCTTTCCCCACTACATGCTGAAGGAGATCTACGAGCAGCCCTGGGTCCTGGAGAACACCCTGGGGGGGCGGCTTTCGGAGGAGCGGGGGGAGGCGGAGCTGGGCCTAGGGCTGGACCCCCTTTCGGTGGACCGGGTGCACCTCATCGCCTGCGGCACCGCGGCCTACGCCGGCTGGTACGGGAAGTACCTCCTGGAGGGCCTGGCTAAGCTCCCCGCGGACTGGGAGGTGGCCAGCGAGTACCGCTACCGCGACCCCGTGGTGGATGGGCGCACCCTGGCGGTGGCCATCAGCCAGTCTGGGGAGACCATAGACACCCTCGAGGCCCTGCGGGAGGCCCGGCGCAAGGGGGCCCGCGCCCTTGGGGTGGTGAACGCCAAGGGCTCCTCCATCACCCGGGAGGTGGAGGAGGTGCTCTACATCCACGCCGGGCCGGAGATCGGGGTGGCCTCCACCAAGGCCTACACCGCCATGCTGGCGGCCATGGCCCTCCTGGCCCTGTGGTTCGCCCGGGCCCGGGGGGTCCTCCCCTTGGAGGAGGCCCGGACCCTCATCCGGGAGATGAAGAAGCTCCCCCGCCTGGTGGAGGAGGCCCTGGAGAAAAGGCCCATCGTGGCCCACATCGCCGAGAAGTACCACCAGGCCCAGGACTTCCTCTTCCTGGGCCGGCACGTCCAGGCCCCCACGGCCTACGAGGGGGCGCTTAAGCTCAAGGAGATCAGCTACATCCACGCGGAGGCCTACCCCGCGGGGGAGATGAAGCACGGGCCCATCGCCCTCATCGACGAGCACCTGCCCGTGGTGGTCCTGGCCACCAAGGGGCCCCTTTACGAGAAGACCCTTTCCAACATCCAGGAGGTGCGGGCCCGGGGGGGGAAGGTGATCGCCATCGCCACCGAGGGGGACGAGGAGATCCGAAAGCTCGCCCAGGACGTGGTCTACGTGCCGGAGGTCCACCCCCTTCTTTCCCCCATCGTGAGCGTGGTGCCCCTCCAGCTCCTGGCCTACGAGGTGGCCGTCCTCCTGGGGCGGGACGTGGACCAGCCCCGGAACCTGGCCAAGAGCGTGACCGTGGAATGACACTCCCCTGACAGGCCCCGCCCTAAACTGGGCTTGTGGCCACCGTGCTCCTGGTGGAGGACGAGCCTGCCGTGCGGCTTGGGGTGCGCCTGGCCCTGGAGCGGGCGGGGCACCGGGTGCTGGAGGCCGGGGACGCCGCCTCCGCCTGGCCCCTTCTTGGGGAGGCGGAGGCGGTGGTGCTGGACTGGATGCTCCCCGACGAGCCTGGGATAAGGCTTTTGGAGAGGATCCGGGAGGGGCCTCACGCGGGGCTTCCCGTCCTCCTCCTCACCGCCCGGGCAGAGGTGCGGGACCGGGTGGAGGGCCTGAGGCGGGGGGCGGACGACTACCTCCCCAAGCCCTTCGCCACGGAGGAGCTTTTGGCCCGCCTCGAGGCCCTCCTCCGCCGCTCCGGGCGCGCCAAGGTGCTCAAGCGGGGGCCCTTGGCCTTGGACCTGGAAAGGCGGGAGGCCCGGCTGGAGGGCAGGCCCCTGGACCTCAGCCGGCGGGAGTTTGACCTCCTCGCCTTCCTGGCCCAGCATCCGGGCCGGGTCTACACCCGGGAGGCGCTTTTGGAGGCGGTCTGGGGGGAGGACTTTTTGGGCACCCCCAGGACCGTGGACCAGCACATCCTGCAGCTTCGGGAGAAGCTGGGGGAAGACCCCAGGGCCCCCCGCTTTTTGGAAACCGTGCGGGGGGTGGGGTACCGCTTCAAGGAGGAAGGGTGAAGGAGGCCCTGGCGGAGGCCTGGGAGGAGGCGCGGGAAGGCCTTCTCCTCCACCAAGACCGGCGGGTGGTCTACCTAAACCCAAGGGCGGCGGAGCTCCTCGGGGTGGACCGGGGGAAGGTCCTGGGGGGGCCCCTCCTCCTGGCCCTTAGGGACCACCGCCTGGAGGCCTTGGCCCTCCACGGGGGGGAGCGGCGCTTTGAGGTACGGGGCCGCCACCTTTGGGCCAAGGCCCTGCCGGGAAGGCTTTACCTTCTGGACGAGACGGAGGTCCAGAAGAGGCTTTCCGAGCTGGAGGAGACCACCCTCCTCCTGGCCCACGAGCTCCGCACCCCCCTGGCGGGCATCGGGCCTCTCCTGGAGGCCCTCACCCCCAGGACCCGGCAGGAGGAGGAGGTCCTTTCCCTCCTGAAAGGGGAGGTGGCGCGCCTCTCCCGCCTGGTCCAGGACCTCTCCCTCACCGCCCCAGGGCCCAAGCGCACCTTCTTCCCTTCCGAGCTTTGGCCCAGGCTGGCCCGGCTCCTCCCCTTGGAGGGGCGGCG
It encodes:
- a CDS encoding S-layer homology domain-containing protein, coding for MKKRLVMLLAGLLTVLSMGFGLAQFSDVPAGHWAKEAVEALAAKGLVVGFPDGTFRGNETLTRYQAALIIYRLLQQIEAEMKQQGESPTMEAMSAEDLEALKNAVQELAAELAALGVRVSALEDSAATKEDIARLEALIEELKAQPAPEPGMDEAALQDLADRVEAASIAADTALAQAQQLAEQLEALAQDLEGVKGDVAGLQTQVEANAQAIQALNELAVLLNQDVLALQDRVTALEKGLADLQGVDFEQFASKEDVAAVQEFAAALRSDLVGLSEKVSALEGKTATLEGKLADLSKVQYSISGSLSATYGTVVTQGGTAFDIDRLFPGNVFSSGVYGATGSNVQNPDSTRGNISYGGASLTFGLKNTAPSAQGVAVSEASATVTADAFTSSFAVPTIRFNNATVKGTVDGQAFSVTYHRNTSLFKFNDYLFANDQDQGDAQIGRANPRQGLVATFSGTKFPLAPEVTLVAGVAGTTASDPNPALSGQYFGIRSNFKPLKDVNLALNYADSLGQNRSAVGADGGLNLGPLSLKGLWVSSQPLTSPVSGFFDNTLSDWAYYVQGEVNLGPVKLSANYHAVDPDYADGQAGMSENEDTNWYGGFKSSAPYGSDTRGLGVEASAAFGPVSVKGYAESEGNYALGAGTVYDALGAAVTLGNFRGFSLTGFYNAAYTGGSNYFDLATQVDAIAPGGLFVYVNENFKYSSSFGVRVSHDGKAQDALVPSLNLTAQYANFYVSGYTDIQAYATLAQPFKLAFINLKPGFRYHTFLQGGTTAPTGDYTTLKGGVEVSTDPIAFGLSLDGAASYRQTQYQGNGSGVTSATTAYEFYWRAGVKLQDFLVPKLNFSVAYANYEGDLLAGSGLPTVGSGNQAFNFARDRIYRSPDPIAAPWLATPSSQSGRVAGFYGEIKYYDLTVAYGEFAIGTLTSFTDYGRGFSISYSVKF
- the uvrB gene encoding excinuclease ABC subunit UvrB; its protein translation is MFRYHGPEPKGDQPKAIRELVEALRDGERFVTLLGATGTGKTVTMAKVIEALGRPALVLAPNKILAAQLAAEFRELFPENAVEYFISYYDYYQPEAYVPGRDLYIEKDASINPEIERLRHSTTRSLLTRRDVIVVASVSAIYGLGDPREYRARNLVVQRGERHPREALLERLLDLGYQRNDLDLTPGRFRAKGEVLEIFPAYDTEPIRVELFGDEVERILQVHPLTGERLRELPGFVLFPATHYLSPEGLEEILEEIKKELEERVRYFEERGELLYAQRLKERTLYDLEMLRVMGTCPGVENYARYFTGKAPGEPPYTLLDYFPEDLLVFLDESHVTVPQLQGMYRGDYVRKKTLVDYGFRLPSALDNRPLRFEEFLEHAPQVVFVSATPGEFELGHSGRVVEQIIRPTGLLDPLVRVKPTENQILDLMEGIRERAKRGERTLVTVLTVRMAEELTDFLVEQGIRARYLHHELDAFERQALIRDLRLGHFDCLVGINLLREGLDLPEVSLVAILDADKTGFLRSERSLIQTIGRAARNAKGEVWLYADQVSEAMERAIRETNRRRAIQEAYNRAHGIVPETVRKGVRAVIRPEGYEGPALEEVAREDLKERIAELELAMWQAAEALDFERAARIRDELRALEARLEGLAPPEPVPGKRRRKRR
- a CDS encoding PAS domain-containing sensor histidine kinase — protein: MKEALAEAWEEAREGLLLHQDRRVVYLNPRAAELLGVDRGKVLGGPLLLALRDHRLEALALHGGERRFEVRGRHLWAKALPGRLYLLDETEVQKRLSELEETTLLLAHELRTPLAGIGPLLEALTPRTRQEEEVLSLLKGEVARLSRLVQDLSLTAPGPKRTFFPSELWPRLARLLPLEGRRVEVDLAHPVRADPERTFQILLNLLDNALKYGRDPIRLRSREEGGRVFLEVRDAGPPLSDYEALFRPRHRGFQGGAGSGLGLYLVRRLARAQGGEAYARREGGENVFGVVFPLD
- a CDS encoding E3 binding domain-containing protein, with the translated sequence MEEPKITPLARRLAEENGIDWRLLKGTGPDGTIVERDVLAFLAKVMAGEVDLPPAPEPAPPPPVPEADLRRAQEVLGREGVDLSEVLPTRPLTVEIREEELDLEPILLDDLEDLALEEPEPEPVLDAQPEPVLEEWEEDLLAQAAQEAREEGLEEDLAPVLASLEEEALPEPLLEELEDLGSLEEDLQQEVTPALGAVAPVPLPPVEAFRALRVFRRSVDLKAVEEAEEAFARAFGVPKTPLPFLLKAAERALAELGLPLRPLLGRLQGETPLGLKPEGPFLALFRGEGREEGEGLLCFFGEEEVHTGRPSLFLLPEGLLALSGMEGEVAKKLLERVALYLEHPVLLLA
- a CDS encoding response regulator transcription factor; its protein translation is MATVLLVEDEPAVRLGVRLALERAGHRVLEAGDAASAWPLLGEAEAVVLDWMLPDEPGIRLLERIREGPHAGLPVLLLTARAEVRDRVEGLRRGADDYLPKPFATEELLARLEALLRRSGRAKVLKRGPLALDLERREARLEGRPLDLSRREFDLLAFLAQHPGRVYTREALLEAVWGEDFLGTPRTVDQHILQLREKLGEDPRAPRFLETVRGVGYRFKEEG
- a CDS encoding aminopeptidase, with translation MEARFARLLADYCLEAQEGETVLIEAETPALPLLPHLKRALLERGAYPLIRLGYPGEAKDLLLHGGRWRTEIPEAERALYERADKFLRILSQENPLEGAEVDPALAVEHARAWRPLAEARLRKRWTLTLYPTVGYAVGAGMGTEAFRRYLERALFLDQEDPVAAWRALSRFQEGLIAKLSQAKTLRIQAPGTDLTLSVAGRTWINSDGKRNMPSGEVFTGPLEDSAEGEVRFNLPAFVGGRRVEGTYLRFQGGAVVEARAEAGEDYLLSALATDAGARRLGEIGIGTNFALDRPTGLILLDEKMGGTVHLALGRSYPETGGKNESALHLDLVLSLKEGRLLVDGEPILEGGRFKGPFAQR
- the glmS gene encoding glutamine--fructose-6-phosphate transaminase (isomerizing) — translated: MCGIVGYVGFRNATDVLLDGLKRLEYRGYDSAGVAVRTPWGLRVVKRSGKLSALEEVLEGEGLQGALGIGHTRWATHGAPTDPNAHPHTTEDGRIAVIHNGIIENYLELKEALLARGHRFSSETDSEVLAHLIEEKYRGDLFQALREALREVRGAYAVVAVHQDHEELVAARTVSPLVVGLGEGENFLASDVPALLPYTRRVIFLQDGDLVRLTREGVEVTDLEGRPLDRPVEEVDWSLEAAEKGGFPHYMLKEIYEQPWVLENTLGGRLSEERGEAELGLGLDPLSVDRVHLIACGTAAYAGWYGKYLLEGLAKLPADWEVASEYRYRDPVVDGRTLAVAISQSGETIDTLEALREARRKGARALGVVNAKGSSITREVEEVLYIHAGPEIGVASTKAYTAMLAAMALLALWFARARGVLPLEEARTLIREMKKLPRLVEEALEKRPIVAHIAEKYHQAQDFLFLGRHVQAPTAYEGALKLKEISYIHAEAYPAGEMKHGPIALIDEHLPVVVLATKGPLYEKTLSNIQEVRARGGKVIAIATEGDEEIRKLAQDVVYVPEVHPLLSPIVSVVPLQLLAYEVAVLLGRDVDQPRNLAKSVTVE